ATAGCCCGCAGCGCCGGGGAAATCCTGCTCGCTGAAATGCGGCACGACCACGCGCAAATGATACTGATCGGCAACGGTCATCCAGTCATTCCGGTAGGTGGCAGCGTTACGATCCACGCCCGTCATCACCATCACCACCGGCGTGGTTTCATCGGCACCGACAGGCTGATAGGTGAAAACGTCCAGCGGCTTTTTACCGCCCGCCAGAGGAATATGCATCACGCCCGACCCCTGCGGGAAAACCAGAGGGGTTTTGCCTGCCGGCGCTTTGGCGACAGAGGCTTTCGCCACAGCGGGCGCCGGTTTGGCCAGAGCCGGCGCAGCATCCTGAGCGGGTGCCGTAGTTTCAGCCTGCACGCTGGCAGAGAACAACAGCGCCAGAACAGCGCAACGAAGCACAGTAATCATTCACTATCTCAACAGGTTAGTTTCTACCGGCTCACTGTATGCCAGCAATGCGGGCGGAGTAAAGAGAGTAAAAGTCAGGATTTGGTGAAGAAAAGCGCAGTTAAGTCATGGCACGTAAGCCGGTATTCCGGTACTATGCCGCGTTTTTTCGAGCAACGAGACCGCCTCATGACCACCACATTATTTAAAGATTTTCAGTTCGAAGCCGCCCACCATTTACCGCATGTGCCTGCCGGGCATAAATGCGGACGGTTGCATGGCCACTCTTTCACCGTTCGTTTAGAAATCACCGGTGAAGTGGATCCGCATACCGGCTGGGTGATGGATTTCGCCGATCTGAAAGCCGCGTTTAATCCGACTCTGGATCGTCTCGATCACTATAATCTGAACGACATTCCGGGCTTAGAAAACCCGACCAGCGAAGTGCTGGCCGCGTGGATCTGGAACGAGATGAAACCTAAGCTGCCACTGCTCAGCGCCGTGCGCGTCAAAGAAACCTGCACAGCAGGTTGCGTATATAAAGGCTAACTCAGCATATCTCTTATGCAATGTTGAGATACTTATGTGTCTGCATTGAAAGCCGCCAGTTCCTTGCAATGCAGGTCGCAATGCACAGTCTGGTGGCTTCTTCTTTTTGACTGATTGGCTGCAGGGCAATAATCCGCGCTTTGCTGTCAGTCAGGGTTTCCAGCAGGGCATCCAGAGCGTCGATATCACGCTGACGCGCCACCGGATGCTTCACTTCATCAGCACGCTTCAGTGCCTGCGGCAAAATGTCGTACCCGCCACGCATATTCACTTTCGGGGAAACGGTCACCCAGGTATTTACTGAGCAACGGACTTCATGCGTGCCGCTGGTTTCAATCTGGCAGCTGAAACCGTTCTTTTCCAGCAATGACGTCAGTTCAGTCAGATCGTAAATGCATGGCTCGCCGCCGGTGATCACCACGTGACGCGCGGTGTAGCCTTGCTGCGCGATCACCTCGAGCAG
The Rahnella variigena genome window above contains:
- the queD gene encoding 6-carboxytetrahydropterin synthase QueD, coding for MTTTLFKDFQFEAAHHLPHVPAGHKCGRLHGHSFTVRLEITGEVDPHTGWVMDFADLKAAFNPTLDRLDHYNLNDIPGLENPTSEVLAAWIWNEMKPKLPLLSAVRVKETCTAGCVYKG
- the queE gene encoding 7-carboxy-7-deazaguanine synthase QueE, which translates into the protein MQYPINAMFETLQGEGYFTGVPAIFVRLQGCPVGCSWCDTKHTWDKIADREVDMQRILVKTEESDAWGNATSEQLLEVIAQQGYTARHVVITGGEPCIYDLTELTSLLEKNGFSCQIETSGTHEVRCSVNTWVTVSPKVNMRGGYDILPQALKRADEVKHPVARQRDIDALDALLETLTDSKARIIALQPISQKEEATRLCIATCIARNWRLSMQTHKYLNIA